The Maniola hyperantus chromosome 12, iAphHyp1.2, whole genome shotgun sequence genome has a segment encoding these proteins:
- the LOC117987243 gene encoding uncharacterized protein, translating to MRTYMRKNVKECMEPIEGVLGLCRLCLEEPKESVPIFANKNDICTVLATRILMCVGYEITREDCLPNAICTECHNKLNKYYEFRKKCDSTYHKLKNHLLAVRAKTAKKLSIKQEEQKATLCSVSISQSGCPISQSVCPVRQSVSPIDQTVCPIIQSVCSIGQSFSSISQSVCPISQSVCPVSHSISPINQSVSPISQSVCPVSQSVCPVSQSVCQVSQSVCPISQAVCPISNSVTQSVCAVRQSVDQSDSTIAQLHSADDQSDCTVSQSDTSLVSHLVTMSRDQLMLAFEKPLEIVQTELQQNGLDSTVNIWMDEAGNNKSVEDIPQEPSQTNPIEVCPDVAEFLRTILVEMGILKRQQNELHMTEEYRTIQIETGDCEQITLEFVQIEEEQPTPTTIINRKTKVKEKAINEVTKQQKNERPRCTECEREFSTRTVLKRHLRTHTGERPFRCASCGLSFTQREVLTRHTLVHQPVRPFACTRCPKSFTQRGALAAHARRHAPADRAPVHECALCPKRFLHASGLCRHMKTHQGCVWQCGVCGKRFSDDSALRRHRRLKHEPHQPPQEI from the exons ATGCGGACTTATATGCGTAAGAATGTGAAAGAGTGCATGGAGCCTATTGAGGGTGTACTCGGGTTGTGCAGACTGTGCCTGGAAGAACCTAAGGAGAGTGTTCCCATATTTGCCAACAAGAATGATATCTGCACTGTGCTCGCCACTAGGATCCTGATGTGTGTTGGCTATGAG ATCACACGAGAAGATTGTCTACCGAACGCAATATGCACTGAGTGCCACAATAAATTGAACAAATATTATGAGTTCAGAAAAAAATGTGATAGCACATACCATAAACTAAAAAATCACTTACTTGCTGTACGGGCAAAAACAGCTAAAAAGCTTAGTATTAAACAAGAAGAGCAAAAGGCAACATTGTGCAGtgtgtcaatcagtcagtcaggctgTCCTATCAGTCAATCTGTTTGtccagtcagacagtcagtctcTCCAATCGACCAGACAGTCTGTCCAATTATCCAGTCAGTATGTTCAATTGGCCAGTCATTTTCttcaattagtcagtcagtctgtcctATCAGTCAATCTGTCTGTCCAGTTAGCCACTCAATCTCTCCAATCAACCAGTCAGTTTCtccaattagtcagtcagtctgtccagttagtcagtcagtctgtccagttagtcagtcagtctgtcaagttagtcagtcagtctgtccaATTAGTCAGGCAGTCTGTCCAATTAGCAactcagtcactcagtcagtatgtgcagtcaggcagtcagttgATCAATCAGACAGTACAATTGCTCAGTTACACAGTGCAGATGATCAGTCAGACtgtacagtcagtcagtcggacACATCTTTAGTCAGTCATTTAGTGACCATGTCAAGAGATCAGCTCATGCTGGCATTCGAAAAGCCATTAGAAATTGTACAAACTGAGCTGCAACAGAACGGATTGGATAGTACAGTCAATATATGGATGGATGAAGCTGGCAATAATAAGAGTGTAGAG GACATTCCTCAAGAACCTAGTCAAACTAATCCAATAGAAGTGTGTCCGGACGTCGCAGAGTTCCTCCGTACCATACTGGTAGAGATGGGCATTCTGAAGAGACAGCAAAACGAGCTGCATATGACAGAAGAGTATAGAACGATACAGATAGAGACAGGCGATTGCGAACAGATCACTTTGGAGTTCGTTCAAATTGAAGAG GAACAACCAACTCcaacaacaataataaatagaaaaacgAAAGTGAAAGAAAAAGCAATAAATGAAgtcacaaaacaacaaaagaatgA GCGTCCGCGGTGCACCGAGTGCGAGCGAGAGTTCTCGACGCGCACCGTGCTAAAGCGCCACCTCCGCACGCACACCGGCGAGCGGCCCTTCCGCTGCGCCAGCTGCGGGCTCAGCTTCACGCAGCGAGAGGTGCTGACGAGGCACACCCTGGTACACCAAC CGGTGCGGCCGTTCGCGTGCACGCGCTGCCCCAAGAGCTTCACGCAGCGCGGCGCGCTGGCGGCGCACGCGCGGCGCCACGCGCCCGCCGACCGCGCGCCCGTGCACGAGTGCGCGCTCTGCCCCAAGCGCTTCCTGCACGCCTCCG GGCTGTGTCGCCACATGAAGACGCACCAGGGGTGCGTGTGGCAGTGCGGCGTGTGCGGCAAGCGCTTCAGCGACGACAGTGCGCTGCGCCGCCACCGCCGCCTCAAGCACGAGCCGCACCAGCCGCCGCAAGAGATATAA
- the LOC117987141 gene encoding uncharacterized protein isoform X1: MSTSIENSNYNSKHNLNKTSLYVYKVNTFWLIGALPDLLKWRESGYKKIIFEYIQKILTVCIFIFVAMEVGSFFTQNNLSVKQAGDMKILAFSHPIFASYRFVIGYHKEKVKSLLYKLCIKMKNVYNDPEVERQMIKKSTIYSVAFLLNLMNALVSYGLEALVQVLRGGTFVTVVTAWPDVTDKCISASIGRVIGYFMWWVCMTRVAAVLILIIITTGCLAYQFKNLQSYFYSLNNIFAKQSISETDQENAEQKYEEALKVGIQLHIDTLWCTRQVQVVCSFVYSAQITINVFVMTIQMLQMMSTNRTLGMAFTIVLTSTCLLFSTGVLMWNAGDVTVEAALVPTAMYSSGWQNCRGKSSQRVRKLLVIAMGQAQRPVVLRSFGILEISYQAYVSMVKASYSAFSLMY; encoded by the exons ATGTCGACGTCTATCGAAAATTCTAATTACAATAGTAAACACAATCTAAATAAGACTTCGTTGTACGTTTACAAAGTAAATACATTTTGGCTTATTGGTGCATTGCCTGATTTACTTAAATGGCGAGAGAGTGGTTATAAAAAGATAATTTTCGAATATATACAGAAAATTCTAAcagtttgtatttttatattcgtCGCTATGGAAGTGGGGTCATTTTTCACACAAAATAACCTATCGGTAAAACAAGCAGGTGACATGAAGATTCTTGCTTTTTCTCATCCCATATTCGCAAGCTATCGTTTTGTTATTGGATATCACAAAGAAAAGGTTAAGAGTCTGCTTTATAAATTATGCATCAAAATGAAGAATGTTTACAATGACCCCGAAGTTGAACGGCAAATGATCAAGAAGTCTACTATATATTCAGTGGCATTTCTCTTAAATCTCATGAATGCATTGGTTTCTTACGGCTTGGAGGCATTGGTGCAAGTTTTACGTG GTGGTACTTTTGTGACAGTAGTAACTGCGTGGCCCGACGTCACCGACAAGTGCATTTCAGCAAGTATTGGTAGAGTTATTGGCTATTTCATGTGGTGGGTATGCATGACCCGTGTCGCAGCCGTCTTGATACTCATAATAATAACTACAGGATGTCTGGCCTACCAATTTAAGAATCTACAAAGCTATTTCTACAGTCTCAATAATATATTCGCTAAGCAGAGCATTAGTGAAACTGATCAAGAGAATGCCGAACAAAAATACGAGGAGGCTCTCAAAGTTGGGATTCAATTACATATTGACACATTGTG GTGCACCAGACAAGTGCAAGTGGTCTGCAGCTTCGTATACAGCGCACAAATAACCATAAATGTGTTTGTAATGACAATACAAATGTTACAAATGATG AGTACCAACCGTACGTTAGGAATGGCTTTTACGATAGTTTTGACATCAACGTGCCTACTGTTCAGCACTGGCGTCTTAATGTGGAACGCTGGAGATGTCACAGTGGAA GCAGCCCTTGTTCCCACTGCCATGTATAGTTCGGGCTGGCAGAATTGTCGAGGCAAGAGCTCTCAAAGAGTCCGAAAGTTATTGGTCATCGCTATGGGTCAAGCTCAG AGACCGGTCGTATTACGAAGCTTCGGAATTTTGGAGATCTCGTACCAGGCGTACGTTTCG
- the LOC117987141 gene encoding uncharacterized protein isoform X2 codes for MSTSIENSNYNSKHNLNKTSLYVYKVNTFWLIGALPDLLKWRESGYKKIIFEYIQKILTVCIFIFVAMEVGSFFTQNNLSVKQAGDMKILAFSHPIFASYRFVIGYHKEKVKSLLYKLCIKMKNVYNDPEVERQMIKKSTIYSVAFLLNLMNALVSYGLEALVQVLRGGTFVTVVTAWPDVTDKCISASIGRVIGYFMWWVCMTRVAAVLILIIITTGCLAYQFKNLQSYFYSLNNIFAKQSISETDQENAEQKYEEALKVGIQLHIDTLWCTRQVQVVCSFVYSAQITINVFVMTIQMLQMMSTNRTLGMAFTIVLTSTCLLFSTGVLMWNAGDVTVEAALVPTAMYSSGWQNCRGKSSQRVRKLLVIAMGQAQMVKASYSAFSLMY; via the exons ATGTCGACGTCTATCGAAAATTCTAATTACAATAGTAAACACAATCTAAATAAGACTTCGTTGTACGTTTACAAAGTAAATACATTTTGGCTTATTGGTGCATTGCCTGATTTACTTAAATGGCGAGAGAGTGGTTATAAAAAGATAATTTTCGAATATATACAGAAAATTCTAAcagtttgtatttttatattcgtCGCTATGGAAGTGGGGTCATTTTTCACACAAAATAACCTATCGGTAAAACAAGCAGGTGACATGAAGATTCTTGCTTTTTCTCATCCCATATTCGCAAGCTATCGTTTTGTTATTGGATATCACAAAGAAAAGGTTAAGAGTCTGCTTTATAAATTATGCATCAAAATGAAGAATGTTTACAATGACCCCGAAGTTGAACGGCAAATGATCAAGAAGTCTACTATATATTCAGTGGCATTTCTCTTAAATCTCATGAATGCATTGGTTTCTTACGGCTTGGAGGCATTGGTGCAAGTTTTACGTG GTGGTACTTTTGTGACAGTAGTAACTGCGTGGCCCGACGTCACCGACAAGTGCATTTCAGCAAGTATTGGTAGAGTTATTGGCTATTTCATGTGGTGGGTATGCATGACCCGTGTCGCAGCCGTCTTGATACTCATAATAATAACTACAGGATGTCTGGCCTACCAATTTAAGAATCTACAAAGCTATTTCTACAGTCTCAATAATATATTCGCTAAGCAGAGCATTAGTGAAACTGATCAAGAGAATGCCGAACAAAAATACGAGGAGGCTCTCAAAGTTGGGATTCAATTACATATTGACACATTGTG GTGCACCAGACAAGTGCAAGTGGTCTGCAGCTTCGTATACAGCGCACAAATAACCATAAATGTGTTTGTAATGACAATACAAATGTTACAAATGATG AGTACCAACCGTACGTTAGGAATGGCTTTTACGATAGTTTTGACATCAACGTGCCTACTGTTCAGCACTGGCGTCTTAATGTGGAACGCTGGAGATGTCACAGTGGAA GCAGCCCTTGTTCCCACTGCCATGTATAGTTCGGGCTGGCAGAATTGTCGAGGCAAGAGCTCTCAAAGAGTCCGAAAGTTATTGGTCATCGCTATGGGTCAAGCTCAG
- the LOC117987141 gene encoding odorant receptor 4-like isoform X3, whose protein sequence is MWWVCMTRVAAVLILIIITTGCLAYQFKNLQSYFYSLNNIFAKQSISETDQENAEQKYEEALKVGIQLHIDTLWCTRQVQVVCSFVYSAQITINVFVMTIQMLQMMSTNRTLGMAFTIVLTSTCLLFSTGVLMWNAGDVTVEAALVPTAMYSSGWQNCRGKSSQRVRKLLVIAMGQAQRPVVLRSFGILEISYQAYVSMVKASYSAFSLMY, encoded by the exons ATGTGGTGGGTATGCATGACCCGTGTCGCAGCCGTCTTGATACTCATAATAATAACTACAGGATGTCTGGCCTACCAATTTAAGAATCTACAAAGCTATTTCTACAGTCTCAATAATATATTCGCTAAGCAGAGCATTAGTGAAACTGATCAAGAGAATGCCGAACAAAAATACGAGGAGGCTCTCAAAGTTGGGATTCAATTACATATTGACACATTGTG GTGCACCAGACAAGTGCAAGTGGTCTGCAGCTTCGTATACAGCGCACAAATAACCATAAATGTGTTTGTAATGACAATACAAATGTTACAAATGATG AGTACCAACCGTACGTTAGGAATGGCTTTTACGATAGTTTTGACATCAACGTGCCTACTGTTCAGCACTGGCGTCTTAATGTGGAACGCTGGAGATGTCACAGTGGAA GCAGCCCTTGTTCCCACTGCCATGTATAGTTCGGGCTGGCAGAATTGTCGAGGCAAGAGCTCTCAAAGAGTCCGAAAGTTATTGGTCATCGCTATGGGTCAAGCTCAG AGACCGGTCGTATTACGAAGCTTCGGAATTTTGGAGATCTCGTACCAGGCGTACGTTTCG